Proteins co-encoded in one Arachis hypogaea cultivar Tifrunner chromosome 11, arahy.Tifrunner.gnm2.J5K5, whole genome shotgun sequence genomic window:
- the LOC112722764 gene encoding uncharacterized protein, producing the protein MAIAAPNSSPTMSLSHSHSHEDGGTTTAASTTNDNLNGNGKQEDDDHEHDMVMPGFRFHPTEEELVEFYLRRKVEGKRFNVELITFLDLYRYDPWELPALAAIGEKEWYFYVPRDRKYRNGDRPNRVTTSGYWKATGADRMIRTENFRSIGLKKTLVFYSGKAPKGIRTSWIMNEYRLPQHETERYQKAEISLCRVYKRAGVEDHPSLPRCLPTRAPSSRTVDHQKNKQQPHNDQLNMGFGGNTADGASDNRDHDVTTALALSKHNTNNTNNAYRAPSMGLPPLLLPLDDEAAFVLMQQQHHAGPSSGTTMMDDLNRLVSYQHQYYNSSSSSSNNNNPNHHHHLLMHQQQQQQQQQQQQQNPPAIMSLNNTPSPLATAFSDRLWEWNPLPEANQRQYSNMSFK; encoded by the exons ATGGCAATTGCAGCGCCGAATTCATCTCCGACGATGAGTCTGAGTCACAGCCACAGCCACGAGGACGGAGGGACAACGACGGCGGCGTCCACCACGAACGACAACCTGAACGGGAACGGGAAGCAAGAGGATGATGATCACGAGCATGACATGGTGATGCCGGGGTTTCGTTTTCACCCGACAGAAGAAGAGCTGGTGGAGTTCTACCTTCGCCGTAAGGTGGAGGGCAAACGTTTCAACGTTGAGCTCATTACTTTCCTTGATCTTTATCGCTATGACCCTTGGGAGCTTCCTG CTTTGGCGGCGATAGGAGAGAAGGAGTGGTATTTCTATGTGCCTCGAGACAGAAAATACAGAAACGGAGATCGTCCGAATCGAGTGACGACGTCGGGTTATTGGAAGGCAACGGGAGCAGATAGGATGATAAGGACGGAGAATTTCAGGTCCATCGGCCTCAAGAAAACCCTAGTTTTCTACTCTGGGAAAGCTCCTAAAGGCATCCGTACAAGTTGGATTATGAACGAGTACCGTTTGCCCCAACACGAAACTGAACGATACCAAAAG GCGGAGATATCGCTGTGCCGGGTTTACAAGAGAGCTGGAGTTGAAGATCATCCATCGTTGCCGCGGTGTCTGCCAACAAGGGCTCCATCTTCAAGAACTGTTGATCACCAGAAGAACAAGCAGCAGCCTCACAACGATCAACTCAACATGGGATTTGGGGGGAACACCGCCGATGGAGCTTCTGATAATCGTGATCATGATGTAACCACCGCTCTCGCCCTCTCCAAACACAACACAAATAATACTAATAATGCTTATCGTGCTCCTTCAATGGGACTCCCACCGCTGCTTCTTCCCTTGGACGACGAAGCCGCCTTCGTCCTCATGCAGCAGCAGCACCATGCTGGCCCTTCTTCCGGCACCACCATGATGGATGATCTCAACAGGCTTGTAAGCTATCAACACCAGTACTACAACAGCAGCAGTAGCAGTAGTAACAATAATAATcccaatcatcatcatcacctgttaatgcatcaacaacaacaacaacaacaacaacagcagcagcagcaaaatCCTCCTGCAATAATGTCTCTGAATAACACTCCTTCTCCGCTTGCAACCGCCTTCTCTGACCGCCTGTGGGAGTGGAATCCACTCCCGGAGGCCAACCAGCGGCAGTACAGCAACATGTCcttcaagtaa